The nucleotide window ACCTAGAACTACGATATATCAATGGACTAAAAAGAATAATAAAGATTCAATGAATCATAAACCTACTAGTAAATGGACTTCTGAAGATAAATTTCAGGTAGTACTTGAAAGTACAACTCTTAGCGAAGAAGAATTAGCTGAGTACTGTAGAAGAAAAGGTATCTATGTAGCTGATATAAAGACATGGAAGGAGCAATGCCTTAAAGCTAATCAGAATGCCTTAGAAGACCCCCAAAGCCTTAAAATAAGTCTTAAAGAAGAAAAAACAGAAATAAAAAGTTAGAAAAAGAACTTCAAAGAAAAGAAAAAGCACTAGCAGAAACAGCTGCATTACTAATCCTAAGAAAAAAAGCAGACGCGATTTGGGGGGAGCCCGAGGAAGATTGATCAGTGACTTAGATCGCGTAGTAGCAGTAGAGCTGATCAATGAAGCAAGAGCTAATGGAGCTAGGTTAAAACCAGCCTGCAGAGAATTAAATATCAGTGAGCGTACCTACCAAAGATGGACTAAAGAAGGAACTATAAAAAAGGATCAAAGACCTTTGACCAAAAGACCTACTCCTAAGAATAAACTATTAAAAAAAGAACGATTGGAAGTAATCAAAATAGTTAATAGTCCTAAATACACTGATTTAGTGCCTTCGCAAATAGTCTTTAAGCTAGCTGATGAGATGAAGGGAAATATTTAGCATCAGAATCAACCATTTATAGAATATTAAAAGAAGAGAAAATGAATACCCATCGAAGTAGAACTAAAATACCTGAAAAGAGAAATCCCCCAACCCATATAGCAATAGCTGTAAATCAAGTATGGACATGGGACATTACCTGGTTAAATGCATCTATCAAAGGACAGTATTACAAGCTATATTTAATCGTGGATATGTTTAGTAGATTCATAGTAGGCTATGAAGTATGGGAAACAGAAAAGGCAGAATATGCCCAGCACTTAATAAAAAAAGCTCCTCTATCCCAAGGAATAGCTGGAAGACCATTAATACTACATTCAGATAATGGTAGTCCTATGAAAGCAGCAACATTTTTAACTCCATACCAAAGGCACTATGGACTAGATAAAGAAATCATGAAAAACGTCAAGAAACTTATGAAAAAGCTAGAGTAAAAAATCCAGAAAGGTGGTCCAAAAGTATTAGAGATTGGTCATTACCCGAATATGTATCCCTAAATCCTATAAAAGAAGAAGAACTCAAAAAATATGTAAATGAGTAAGAGTATTTAAATAAAGTCAAATAGAGATTTGGCGAAGCGAATCATTTACATGGAGAATCTGCATGGTAGCCTATTTTAAGGCAGTACCATTATTTTGGTATGCCTTTAGGTACAAAAACCATGCAGATAGAAGCTCCATATCAATGGCAAATAAATCGAGAATAAAGAAACATATATTTTTAAACGGCAGAAATTAAATGCGACAACTTACTTGACAAACATCGCTAGGAAATAGTCTGAATTCTGGTAAATGAATTTATATTGAAAGGTGGTAGTAAACATGTGTGAATTGGGAAAATATATGAATAAATTAGTTGAATTATATGTAAATAACGATGAGGATAACTTTTTTGTTGGGTATGTAATTGATTATGATTCTAGTTTCTGCTTAATAAAATCTATTGATAATAAAGGATGTTTTTCTAATTATCAATTAATTAGAAATTCTATTATTTCTAATATTAAGGTAGACACTAATTATTTAGAAGTTATAGATAAATATATTGAAGTATCTAAAAAAATAGATATTTATGATAAGATCTGTTTAGATACAATTGATAAAAATAATTTATGCAATATAAAAGATAGTAATTTATTGGATTGTATTTTACAAAAAGAGTTTTTGGATAAAAGAGTTATTTCTTTATGTTTAAAAGATAATGATGATGTTTATTTTGGCTATATTAATTTGATAGAGGAAAATTATATTTATTTAAACCCCATCGACGATTTATCTTTACAAGAATATGAAAAAATTAAAATTCTAAAGTCAGATATAGAGTCTCTAGAGTTTAAAGGAGTAAAATTGTATTTATTAAATACTATTTATTAGAATGTTTCGGAGGCCAAATTTCAATACTATAAGACAAATGGATTACTTTTATGATCATCTAATATGAACATATATTAAAAAAGACTAGTCAATCGTAATAGATCGGCTAGTCTTTTTTGTATCAAAAATTCGTGCCAATTTGCGTGCCATTCGTGCCAGTTTTAGCAAAATATAACCAAATGTATCAAAATCATAAAAATGAGAATGGCTATTTTTCAATGTTATAACACTGTGCCTAAGCATACAAAAATATTATTATAATTCTTCAAAACCAGTACGAGGCGTTAAGAGCGTCTTGGGTGGGTTCGATTCCCACATACTCTTGCCATTTATAGAAAATTTAAACTATTTTAATGAATTTCAGAGTAGTTTTATTTTTAAAAAATCTTATTATCATTTTTTCTTATTAAGATTATTTTAAAACCATACTCAGGAAGTGATATTTTAAGTTTTTTGTTCAGTACATCAATTTTTTGATTATTTATTAAATCAATACATTTATGATGATTTATAGAAATGCTTACATTTTTTTTATTTTCATGATTATTAATGAGTACCAATATTTTTTCATTGTCAGTTTCTCTGATAAAGCCTATTATATTTTTTAAATCATTAATCCATTTGAAATTACCCCTTCTTAATGATATATGTTCTTTTTTTAATTTAATTAGGTTTTTATAATGATTATGAAGGTTTTTATTCCATTTTTCTTCATTCCATTCCATAGTTCTTCTGCAATCAGGATCATCTTCTCCTTCAAGGCCTATTTCTGTACCATAATATACACAAGGTGTTCCTATAAAGGTCATTTGAAATACCGATGCTAAAATAAGCCTTTTTATGTCTTTATTAGATCTATTAATAAACCTCGAGGTATCGTGGCTATCAAGCAGGTTAAACATAACCTCATTCACTTGCTGTGTATTTCGAAATAGTGTTTGATTTATCATTTTTTTAAAAGTTTCTTCATCAATATTTTTATAAGCAAAAAATTTCAAACATGCTGTTCTAAAAGGATAATTCATTACAGCATCAAATTGATCTCCCATCAGCCATGGAAGAGAATTATGCCATATTTCTCCTACTATGTACGCATCTTTTTTTATACTCTTTACTGCTTTTCTAAATTCTCTCCAAAAATTGTGATCTATTTCATCAGCCACATCTAGTCTCCATCCATCTATATTAACTTCCTCCATCCAGTATTTAACAACATCTAAAAGATATTTTTTTACTTCTGGATTAGTAGTATTTAATTTCGGCATTTTAGCTACAAAGCTAAAGGTTTCATAATTTGGAGGATTTGTCTTAATGGGCCATTTGTGAATATAAAACCAATTATAATAAGGAGAATTTTTTCCATTTTTGATTACATCCAAAAATGGTTTAAAGTCAGATCCACTATGATTGAATACAGCATCTAAAATTACTTTTATACCATATTGATGGCATTTTTCAACGAGTTCTTTCAGGATATCTAAATTACCAAAATGTGGGTCAATTTTTTTATAATCTTTTATATTATATTTGTGATTAGAATCTGATTCAAATATAGGAGTAAAATAAATTGCATTTATACCTAGATCTTTAATATAATCTAACCTATCTATGATTCCCTTCAAGTCTCCTCCGAAGAAATCATTTCTTTTAGGAAGTTCTCCCCATTGATTTATCTTTTTAGGATCATTAGAAGTATCTCCATTATAAAATCTTTCTGGGAATATTTGATAAAATACTGCATCTTTAACCCACTCAGGCACTACATGAATATCTGAGTCATTAATATAGGGATACTCAAAAAAGTGATTATGAATTTCATTTTGATCTGGGTGATTATCAAGAATACCCCATTCTGTATAGTAAAAAAGTTTTTTCTTTGATTCCATAATAAAATAGTATGCAAGTCTTCTGTTAAATGGTTTTACAGAGATCATATAATAATCAAATAATTTATCATAAGAAGAATATTTCATTTCAATCTTTTTATTTTTATTCCATTCATATTTATCTCCATAAACTAGTATAACTTTTTCTACATC belongs to Garciella nitratireducens DSM 15102 and includes:
- a CDS encoding transposase yields the protein MGGARGRLISDLDRVVAVELINEARANGARLKPACRELNISERTYQRWTKEGTIKKDQRPLTKRPTPKNKLLKKERLEVIKIVNSPKYTDLVPSQIVFKLADEMKGNI
- a CDS encoding DDE-type integrase/transposase/recombinase — protein: MNTHRSRTKIPEKRNPPTHIAIAVNQVWTWDITWLNASIKGQYYKLYLIVDMFSRFIVGYEVWETEKAEYAQHLIKKAPLSQGIAGRPLILHSDNGSPMKAATFLTPYQRHYGLDKEIMKNVKKLMKKLE
- a CDS encoding alpha-glycosidase, with product MNKHAIYHKPKSNFCYPYDKNIIHIRLRTAKEDVEKVILVYGDKYEWNKNKKIEMKYSSYDKLFDYYMISVKPFNRRLAYYFIMESKKKLFYYTEWGILDNHPDQNEIHNHFFEYPYINDSDIHVVPEWVKDAVFYQIFPERFYNGDTSNDPKKINQWGELPKRNDFFGGDLKGIIDRLDYIKDLGINAIYFTPIFESDSNHKYNIKDYKKIDPHFGNLDILKELVEKCHQYGIKVILDAVFNHSGSDFKPFLDVIKNGKNSPYYNWFYIHKWPIKTNPPNYETFSFVAKMPKLNTTNPEVKKYLLDVVKYWMEEVNIDGWRLDVADEIDHNFWREFRKAVKSIKKDAYIVGEIWHNSLPWLMGDQFDAVMNYPFRTACLKFFAYKNIDEETFKKMINQTLFRNTQQVNEVMFNLLDSHDTSRFINRSNKDIKRLILASVFQMTFIGTPCVYYGTEIGLEGEDDPDCRRTMEWNEEKWNKNLHNHYKNLIKLKKEHISLRRGNFKWINDLKNIIGFIRETDNEKILVLINNHENKKNVSISINHHKCIDLINNQKIDVLNKKLKISLPEYGFKIILIRKNDNKIF